A genomic region of Persephonella marina EX-H1 contains the following coding sequences:
- a CDS encoding carbonic anhydrase, with amino-acid sequence MKVPFFEGIKAFKELKFPKYRDKFLELVEKGQSPKALFITCSDSRIHPDEITGADIGDLFIVRNIGNMVPPFKPDDDYHGTAAAIEYAVSVLNVPHIIVCGHSYCGACESLYRDLGESEELIHVRRWLEIDREVREIALKQIPEPGRDLFELTERLNIIKQLENLLTYPAVRRRVEEEDLTLHGWYYRIDKGEIEYYDFEKNEFLPI; translated from the coding sequence ATGAAAGTACCGTTTTTTGAAGGTATAAAGGCATTTAAAGAGCTGAAATTCCCAAAGTACAGGGATAAATTCCTTGAGCTTGTTGAAAAAGGACAGAGCCCTAAGGCTCTGTTTATAACCTGCAGTGATTCAAGGATTCATCCAGATGAGATAACAGGTGCTGACATAGGAGATCTTTTTATTGTCAGGAATATAGGGAATATGGTTCCACCATTTAAACCTGATGATGATTACCACGGAACGGCTGCTGCTATAGAGTATGCCGTCTCCGTTTTAAATGTTCCACATATAATCGTTTGCGGACATTCATACTGTGGAGCCTGTGAGAGTCTTTATAGAGATCTTGGAGAGAGTGAAGAACTCATACATGTGAGAAGATGGCTTGAGATAGACAGGGAGGTCAGAGAGATAGCTCTAAAACAGATACCTGAACCCGGCAGAGATCTATTTGAGCTGACGGAAAGACTGAACATAATAAAACAGCTTGAAAATCTTCTCACATACCCTGCTGTTAGAAGAAGGGTTGAGGAGGAAGATCTGACACTTCACGGCTGGTACTACAGAATAGATAAGGGTGAAATAGAGTATTACGATTTTGAAAAAAATGAGTTTCTCCCTATATAG
- a CDS encoding Yip1 family protein, which translates to MFKNFLDLYFKPKQGWEELGKEKFTIKDLYLKIVIIFAFIPAISHFIGFTLFKNMYIAAINEFLKMAEQDKEQSQRTIEYMKALKQALLDNDLTKELSIMLITYGFELFKPVVLATIILFLSPAFKGIKDPDKSFTVAVFALVPSWAAGAFYVVNSPITMFMLFLGTFYTFYLVFIGAEKVLKIPSEDSKNFQFIIVAIILYLVISGVIGQIEAGLTYRVLLP; encoded by the coding sequence ATGTTTAAGAATTTTCTTGATCTTTATTTTAAACCTAAACAGGGCTGGGAAGAGCTTGGAAAGGAAAAGTTCACCATAAAGGACCTGTATCTGAAGATAGTGATCATTTTCGCATTTATACCTGCTATAAGCCATTTTATAGGATTTACGCTTTTTAAGAATATGTACATAGCCGCTATCAATGAGTTTTTAAAAATGGCTGAACAGGACAAGGAGCAGTCCCAGAGAACAATAGAGTATATGAAGGCGTTAAAACAGGCTCTTCTTGATAACGATCTTACAAAGGAACTTTCAATAATGTTGATAACCTACGGTTTTGAACTTTTTAAACCTGTCGTTCTCGCAACAATAATACTATTCCTCTCACCTGCCTTTAAAGGGATAAAGGATCCTGATAAGTCATTCACGGTAGCTGTATTTGCCCTTGTTCCAAGCTGGGCAGCAGGTGCCTTTTATGTTGTAAACTCTCCTATAACTATGTTTATGCTTTTCCTTGGTACCTTTTACACATTTTACCTGGTTTTTATAGGTGCGGAGAAGGTTTTAAAAATTCCATCTGAAGATTCTAAAAACTTCCAGTTCATAATTGTTGCAATTATATTATATTTAGTAATAAGTGGTGTGATCGGCCAGATAGAAGCGGGATTGACTTACAGGGTTCTGTTACCATAA
- a CDS encoding EAL and HDOD domain-containing protein — protein MPISGEVYLSKIPLLDKNKRIFAYELTLKDKEENPIPVEDFAEILANISLERIAGHHLLFIKVDPHILDQEILDYIPEEKTVLYITKINEDIIPVIKQLKSIGFRFAFPLNKDFETTKNLADYVFFNVSKLKDELIKKLVTIKFPFEFVLEGIKDEKEFEYYISLGYKLFRGDFILRPQTIVGKTIEPSKAAIIQLFNQINEEFDPKKIEEIIKKNPDLSVSLLKYINSAVFSFREKITSIRHAISILGQKNLMQWLLLYMYRTSDDTSYAETLLELAAERGKTMEIIFEKLKLPKEEVEKAFLVGVLSLMDKLLKTPKEEFVKELNLDEEINEALVRYEGKLGKVLLIVEKIEEGNLQEISHILEDMKLSINDIMAAQVQAYAWFEDVNIV, from the coding sequence ATGCCTATCAGTGGGGAGGTATATCTATCAAAGATACCTCTACTTGATAAAAATAAAAGAATATTTGCCTATGAGCTCACACTTAAAGATAAAGAAGAGAACCCTATACCTGTTGAGGATTTTGCTGAGATACTTGCAAATATAAGCCTTGAAAGGATAGCAGGGCATCATCTTTTATTTATAAAGGTTGATCCCCACATACTTGATCAGGAGATACTTGATTACATACCTGAAGAAAAAACGGTTCTGTATATAACAAAGATAAATGAAGATATAATTCCTGTAATAAAACAGCTTAAAAGTATAGGATTCAGGTTTGCCTTCCCTTTAAATAAAGATTTTGAGACAACAAAAAATCTTGCCGATTATGTTTTCTTCAATGTGTCAAAACTTAAAGATGAGCTTATAAAAAAACTTGTTACGATAAAGTTCCCTTTTGAGTTTGTACTTGAAGGTATAAAGGATGAAAAAGAGTTTGAGTATTACATATCCCTCGGGTATAAACTGTTCAGAGGGGATTTTATACTGAGACCACAGACGATCGTCGGGAAAACGATAGAGCCTTCAAAAGCTGCTATTATCCAGCTTTTTAATCAGATAAACGAGGAGTTTGATCCTAAAAAGATAGAGGAGATAATAAAGAAAAATCCTGATCTGAGCGTTAGTCTCCTTAAATATATAAACTCTGCTGTTTTCAGTTTCCGTGAGAAGATAACATCAATAAGACACGCGATATCAATACTTGGACAGAAAAATCTTATGCAGTGGTTACTTCTTTATATGTACAGAACATCCGATGATACCTCCTATGCGGAAACACTTTTAGAGCTTGCCGCAGAAAGGGGTAAAACTATGGAGATCATCTTTGAAAAGCTGAAGCTTCCAAAGGAAGAGGTGGAGAAAGCCTTCCTTGTAGGAGTTCTCTCTCTGATGGACAAGCTTTTAAAGACACCGAAGGAGGAGTTTGTCAAGGAGCTGAATCTTGATGAAGAGATAAATGAAGCCCTCGTAAGATATGAAGGAAAACTTGGGAAGGTTCTTTTGATTGTTGAGAAGATTGAAGAGGGAAATCTTCAGGAGATAAGCCATATACTTGAGGATATGAAGCTCTCAATAAATGATATTATGGCTGCACAGGTTCAGGCCTATGCCTGGTTTGAGGATGTTAATATTGTTTAG
- a CDS encoding DUF2628 domain-containing protein — translation MENISTEEIKAFVGEKSDYYIKKFEKFEKGGSISWNWSAFFFGVLWMFYRKMYLYGTGIFLGILFLNIILEILKVNPVVSTGVSLWLWIGFGMFGNYIYYIFVINSIKKLKKQFHSEEQFFELLKKKGGVNKLILYIFGALGLIYLLLLVIYMFNQ, via the coding sequence ATGGAAAATATATCTACAGAAGAAATAAAAGCGTTTGTTGGGGAAAAATCCGATTACTACATAAAAAAGTTTGAAAAGTTTGAAAAAGGTGGAAGTATAAGCTGGAACTGGTCTGCCTTCTTCTTCGGCGTTCTATGGATGTTTTACAGAAAGATGTATCTCTACGGTACTGGCATTTTTTTAGGTATCCTTTTTCTAAACATAATCCTTGAGATACTCAAGGTTAATCCTGTTGTAAGTACAGGAGTATCCCTGTGGCTCTGGATCGGATTTGGAATGTTTGGAAATTATATTTACTACATCTTTGTTATTAACAGTATAAAAAAGCTAAAAAAACAGTTCCATAGTGAAGAACAGTTTTTTGAGTTACTGAAGAAAAAAGGTGGCGTAAACAAACTCATTCTATACATATTTGGTGCATTAGGTCTGATCTACCTGTTACTTCTGGTGATCTATATGTTCAATCAATAA
- a CDS encoding DsrE family protein — protein sequence MNLLIIMASNPYSHDFNTAIKLAEASLNRNHTTKMFFMGNGLFSILRDEIKNLNEKGLKVYYCAHNAEQRKVKPESWAESSSMYGLAKLITEADKVIMLS from the coding sequence ATGAATCTACTAATCATAATGGCAAGCAATCCATACTCCCATGACTTTAACACAGCCATAAAACTTGCAGAGGCATCCCTTAACAGAAACCATACAACAAAGATGTTCTTCATGGGAAACGGTCTTTTTTCCATACTGAGAGATGAGATAAAAAATCTGAATGAGAAAGGTCTTAAGGTTTACTACTGTGCCCATAACGCAGAACAGAGAAAGGTAAAGCCAGAAAGCTGGGCTGAAAGCAGCAGTATGTATGGTCTTGCAAAACTTATAACAGAAGCAGATAAAGTTATAATGCTGTCTTAG
- a CDS encoding TIGR00282 family metallophosphoesterase, whose amino-acid sequence MKFLIIGDVIGRTGRNALREFLPSLIDKEEPDFIIANGENAAGGFGITKKVLDELLSMGIDVITSGNHIWDKKEIVQFIDQEERLLRPANYPPSALGRGYGIYKKNDKRIAVINLMGRVFMGIPLDCPFRTFDEIYEKIKDTVDYIVVDFHAEATSEKMAFGYYVDGKADIVFGTHSHVPTADEQILPKGTAYITDVGLTGAVHSVIGMKIDQPIQKFLTGMPVKYEVATGGYLFHAIVVEKTDEKTEIRRIKMKKE is encoded by the coding sequence ATGAAGTTCCTGATAATAGGTGATGTTATAGGAAGGACAGGGAGAAACGCTCTGAGGGAGTTTCTCCCTTCTCTTATTGATAAGGAAGAACCTGACTTTATCATTGCAAATGGGGAGAATGCTGCAGGTGGATTTGGGATAACAAAAAAGGTTTTAGACGAGCTTCTATCAATGGGAATTGATGTTATAACATCAGGAAATCATATATGGGATAAAAAAGAGATAGTCCAGTTCATTGATCAGGAAGAGAGACTTCTCAGACCTGCTAACTATCCACCATCAGCACTTGGAAGGGGCTATGGAATCTATAAAAAAAATGATAAAAGAATAGCTGTTATAAATCTGATGGGAAGGGTTTTTATGGGAATACCCCTTGACTGTCCATTCAGAACATTTGATGAAATTTACGAAAAGATAAAAGATACGGTTGATTATATTGTTGTTGATTTTCATGCTGAGGCAACATCTGAAAAGATGGCTTTTGGATATTATGTTGACGGAAAGGCTGATATAGTTTTTGGAACTCACTCACATGTTCCCACAGCTGACGAACAGATACTTCCTAAAGGAACAGCATATATAACCGATGTTGGACTTACAGGTGCTGTTCATTCTGTTATAGGTATGAAGATAGACCAGCCTATACAAAAATTTTTAACAGGTATGCCTGTAAAGTATGAGGTTGCAACAGGTGGTTATCTCTTTCATGCGATTGTAGTTGAAAAAACTGATGAAAAGACTGAAATTAGAAGAATAAAGATGAAAAAGGAGTAA
- the pdxA gene encoding 4-hydroxythreonine-4-phosphate dehydrogenase PdxA yields the protein MKKIGITLGDPSGISPEILIKSIDKLKKAIYVIYGSYKIIEKVSSILDKKTEINIIDSPEEAEKEGVYLINVYDRDFCVGKPDKETGKASVLFLERAVKDILSKKLDAIVTLPISKEYVMKAGFRYAGHTDYLADITKTEDYLMMLLCEKMKVALVTTHIPLKDVPENIKPEILESKIRLLNRELQSKFGIKKPKIAVLGLNPHAGDGGNIGREEIDIINPVVQKLKSEGIDLEGSLSADTAFNRYREFDAYLAMYHDQGLIPLKLLCFKKAVNITLGIPFIRTSPDHGTGFDIAGKGIADPSSFIEAVKLALKLSKQY from the coding sequence ATGAAAAAGATAGGTATCACTCTTGGCGATCCATCAGGAATATCGCCAGAGATCCTTATAAAATCAATAGATAAACTGAAAAAAGCCATTTATGTAATCTATGGAAGCTATAAGATAATTGAAAAAGTCTCATCCATTCTTGATAAAAAAACAGAAATAAACATCATAGACAGTCCTGAAGAGGCTGAAAAAGAAGGTGTTTATCTTATAAATGTGTACGACAGGGATTTCTGTGTAGGAAAACCTGATAAAGAAACAGGAAAGGCTTCAGTTCTTTTCCTTGAGAGAGCTGTAAAAGATATCCTTTCAAAAAAATTAGATGCTATTGTAACACTCCCTATCTCAAAAGAGTATGTTATGAAAGCCGGCTTTAGATATGCAGGACATACAGATTATCTTGCTGATATTACAAAGACAGAAGATTATCTGATGATGCTTCTCTGTGAAAAGATGAAAGTAGCACTTGTTACAACACATATCCCCCTAAAGGATGTTCCGGAAAATATAAAACCTGAGATTTTAGAATCAAAAATAAGACTTCTTAACAGGGAGCTTCAGAGCAAGTTCGGTATCAAAAAACCTAAGATAGCCGTTTTAGGCCTGAATCCACACGCCGGAGATGGTGGAAATATAGGAAGAGAGGAGATAGATATAATAAATCCTGTTGTACAGAAGCTAAAAAGTGAAGGGATAGATCTGGAAGGTTCTCTATCAGCCGATACAGCATTTAACAGGTACAGGGAGTTTGACGCTTATCTCGCCATGTATCACGATCAGGGATTGATACCTCTGAAGCTTCTATGTTTTAAAAAGGCTGTAAATATAACCCTCGGTATTCCCTTCATAAGAACTTCACCGGATCACGGAACAGGTTTTGATATAGCAGGAAAAGGTATCGCAGATCCTTCATCTTTCATAGAGGCTGTAAAGCTTGCACTGAAACTGTCTAAACAATATTAA
- a CDS encoding sulfurtransferase TusB, with protein sequence MVNTVWLIKRPADFPEADMLEKEDMIILIQDAVIRVPIIENWAACREDAVARNIKIPEDKLLNYEDIIDIIEKAEKVIVW encoded by the coding sequence ATGGTAAATACAGTATGGCTTATAAAAAGGCCAGCGGACTTTCCTGAAGCTGATATGCTTGAGAAGGAAGATATGATAATCCTTATACAGGATGCTGTGATAAGAGTTCCAATAATTGAAAACTGGGCTGCGTGCAGGGAAGATGCTGTTGCAAGAAATATAAAGATACCTGAAGACAAACTTCTTAACTATGAGGACATAATAGATATTATTGAGAAAGCTGAAAAAGTTATTGTCTGGTAG
- a CDS encoding DsrE family protein, with amino-acid sequence MAKKNLIFVIKSNPFSWKAFEALRQAVGCSMEHKVTVIFLKDGIYTLTDWKPQMIGIDPIDKSIDALGMMDATIVVEEEALRERGVKLKEWSTPVHIRSKDEICEIIKESEVVITW; translated from the coding sequence GTGGCTAAGAAAAACCTGATTTTTGTTATAAAATCAAACCCATTCAGCTGGAAGGCATTTGAGGCTCTCAGACAGGCTGTTGGATGCTCAATGGAACACAAGGTCACCGTTATATTCCTCAAAGATGGTATATACACACTTACAGACTGGAAACCACAGATGATAGGGATAGACCCTATTGATAAATCTATAGACGCCCTTGGAATGATGGATGCAACTATAGTTGTTGAAGAAGAGGCTCTAAGGGAAAGAGGTGTAAAGCTGAAAGAGTGGTCAACACCTGTTCATATAAGAAGTAAAGATGAGATCTGCGAGATTATAAAGGAATCAGAGGTAGTGATCACATGGTAA
- a CDS encoding sulfurtransferase TusA family protein, with the protein MEEVKVDRELDLRGEVCPFTFVKSKLIIEQMEPGQVLKVILDYKPSVENVPKSMREEGQEVLEVKQIDKNLWEVIVRKVR; encoded by the coding sequence ATGGAAGAAGTAAAGGTTGATAGAGAGCTTGATCTGAGAGGTGAGGTTTGCCCATTTACTTTTGTAAAAAGTAAGCTTATCATAGAACAGATGGAACCTGGACAGGTTCTTAAAGTTATACTTGATTACAAACCTTCAGTTGAGAATGTGCCAAAAAGCATGAGAGAAGAAGGACAGGAAGTACTTGAAGTTAAGCAGATAGACAAAAATCTGTGGGAAGTAATAGTAAGGAAGGTGAGATGA
- a CDS encoding ammonium transporter, producing MSIVPADNVWILTATALVFLMSIPGLALFYSGLSKGKSMLNTIMMVMVAFCVVSILWIVYGYSLTFGNDIGGFIGSLQYIFLSGINPADPAPASDNLYHYLFIFFQMTFAAITVALMAGAFIERMKFTAWILISVLWATVVYFPVAHWIWGGGWLSQLGTLDFAGGIVVHETCGIGALVGAILLGVRKENVMKPANLPLVAVGTGLLWFGWFGFNGGSALGMNSVAISAAFVTTIAALTGGLTWMFAEWILFKKPTSLGLFTGFIAGLATITPAAGFVDVFASVIIGFLGGIVCFVAVVYVKNKFKYDDSLDVFGVHGVGGMLGTILLAILAKPAVGEVAGLLYGSGSQLIPQIVGVIAVGIYTAVATFIIFKIADMVTGLRISKDEEQQGIDEIIHGEKAYNEIL from the coding sequence ATGAGTATTGTTCCGGCGGATAATGTATGGATACTGACTGCCACAGCTCTTGTTTTTTTAATGTCAATTCCAGGACTGGCACTTTTTTACTCTGGACTTTCTAAAGGTAAAAGTATGCTCAATACCATTATGATGGTTATGGTTGCGTTCTGTGTTGTAAGTATCCTGTGGATAGTTTACGGATACTCATTAACATTTGGAAATGATATAGGAGGTTTTATAGGATCCCTCCAGTATATATTTCTGTCAGGTATAAATCCAGCTGATCCTGCACCTGCATCTGACAACCTTTACCATTATCTTTTTATATTCTTCCAGATGACATTTGCCGCTATAACTGTGGCACTTATGGCAGGTGCTTTCATTGAGAGAATGAAGTTTACGGCATGGATACTTATATCCGTATTATGGGCAACTGTAGTTTACTTTCCTGTGGCTCACTGGATATGGGGAGGAGGCTGGCTTTCACAGCTTGGAACACTTGATTTTGCAGGTGGGATTGTAGTTCATGAGACATGTGGGATAGGTGCACTTGTTGGGGCTATCCTCCTTGGTGTCAGGAAGGAAAATGTTATGAAACCTGCTAATCTTCCTCTTGTTGCTGTTGGAACAGGTCTTTTATGGTTTGGCTGGTTTGGATTTAACGGTGGATCTGCCCTTGGTATGAACAGTGTTGCTATCTCGGCAGCTTTTGTAACAACGATAGCTGCACTTACAGGTGGTTTAACATGGATGTTTGCAGAATGGATACTTTTCAAGAAACCTACATCACTTGGACTTTTCACAGGATTTATCGCAGGACTTGCAACGATAACACCTGCAGCTGGGTTTGTTGATGTTTTTGCATCAGTGATAATAGGTTTTTTAGGCGGAATTGTATGTTTTGTCGCTGTAGTTTATGTTAAAAATAAATTCAAATATGATGACTCCCTTGATGTTTTTGGTGTTCACGGTGTTGGTGGAATGCTTGGAACAATACTTCTCGCTATACTGGCAAAACCTGCAGTTGGAGAGGTTGCAGGTCTTTTATACGGAAGTGGATCACAGTTAATTCCTCAGATTGTAGGTGTTATTGCTGTTGGTATTTACACGGCTGTTGCAACATTTATTATCTTCAAGATTGCTGATATGGTTACAGGTCTGAGAATAAGTAAGGATGAAGAACAGCAGGGAATTGATGAGATAATCCACGGTGAAAAAGCATATAACGAAATACTTTAA
- a CDS encoding c-type cytochrome has protein sequence MKKFFSLLVSVGMLLTVSAYSAEEEFQKGYHIYQKICAACHVESVTPEEMAKIRENVKAGKKPPFKAPPMSEVSARVKKFYPDEEAFVNFVKDYITNPSKKKGVCLPMAYKLFGVMPAIGKNMKEEDKEAVAIWLYRRFDETWEEFIKKHPH, from the coding sequence ATGAAAAAGTTTTTCAGCTTGCTGGTAAGTGTGGGGATGCTATTAACAGTTTCTGCATACTCAGCAGAGGAAGAGTTCCAGAAAGGGTATCATATATACCAGAAGATATGTGCCGCATGTCATGTGGAAAGTGTTACACCTGAAGAGATGGCAAAAATCCGTGAGAATGTCAAAGCAGGTAAAAAACCACCTTTCAAAGCGCCTCCTATGTCTGAAGTGTCAGCAAGGGTAAAAAAGTTCTATCCTGATGAAGAAGCTTTTGTTAATTTTGTAAAGGATTACATCACAAACCCTTCAAAGAAAAAAGGTGTGTGTCTCCCTATGGCATACAAGTTATTTGGTGTTATGCCTGCGATAGGTAAAAATATGAAAGAGGAAGACAAAGAGGCTGTTGCTATATGGCTCTACAGAAGATTTGATGAAACATGGGAAGAGTTTATAAAGAAACATCCGCACTAA
- a CDS encoding ferritin-like domain-containing protein: MSGITREKFIEELNKDLEWEYAAAIQYIQHASLITGPEYESIIKELIVHANEEIQHAITLSEQIAFLGGIPSISVEEIKTSMDSKEMLIQDLEGEENAIKRYKERIKQAEELGEYGLRRVLEDILVQEEEHKRDLLTVLGR, encoded by the coding sequence ATGAGTGGTATCACACGGGAAAAATTTATAGAAGAGTTAAACAAAGATCTTGAGTGGGAATATGCAGCAGCTATACAGTACATACAGCATGCATCCCTCATAACAGGTCCGGAGTATGAATCAATAATAAAAGAGCTTATAGTCCATGCAAATGAAGAGATACAGCACGCTATCACACTTTCAGAACAGATAGCCTTCCTGGGGGGTATACCTTCTATCTCTGTTGAGGAGATAAAGACATCAATGGACAGTAAAGAGATGTTAATTCAGGATCTTGAAGGGGAAGAAAATGCCATAAAGAGGTATAAGGAGAGAATAAAACAGGCGGAGGAGCTGGGAGAGTACGGGCTCAGGAGAGTTCTTGAGGATATACTTGTACAGGAGGAGGAACATAAAAGAGATCTTTTAACTGTTTTAGGAAGATAA
- a CDS encoding 2,3,4,5-tetrahydropyridine-2,6-dicarboxylate N-succinyltransferase: protein MEELKRLITESWENRELLKEKQYIDAVRETIDLLDRGKIRVAEKRDGEWVVNEWVKQAILLYFPIQDMQVMEVGPFEYYDKIPLKKNWKEAGVRVVPPATARYGSFIEKGAILMPSYVNIGAYVGSGTLVDTWATVGSCAQVGKNVHLSGGVGIGGVLEPPSAKPVIIEDNCFIGSRCIIVEGAVIEEEAVLGAGVVITGSTRIIDVSGEEPVEYRGRVPARSVVIPGVMNKKFPAGEYGVPVALIIGKRKESTDKKVSLNEALREFNIEG from the coding sequence ATGGAAGAACTTAAAAGACTTATTACAGAGAGCTGGGAAAACAGAGAACTATTAAAGGAAAAACAGTATATAGATGCTGTTAGAGAAACAATTGATCTTTTAGACAGAGGAAAGATAAGGGTTGCAGAGAAAAGAGACGGTGAGTGGGTTGTAAATGAGTGGGTAAAACAGGCTATATTACTCTACTTCCCCATTCAGGATATGCAGGTTATGGAAGTTGGACCTTTTGAGTATTACGACAAGATACCTTTAAAGAAAAACTGGAAGGAAGCTGGTGTAAGAGTTGTTCCACCTGCAACGGCAAGATACGGGTCATTTATAGAAAAAGGTGCTATCCTGATGCCTTCTTACGTAAATATAGGAGCGTATGTCGGGTCTGGAACGCTTGTTGATACATGGGCTACAGTCGGATCATGTGCACAGGTAGGAAAGAATGTTCATCTTTCAGGTGGTGTTGGGATAGGTGGTGTTCTTGAACCTCCATCAGCAAAACCTGTGATTATTGAGGATAACTGTTTTATTGGATCAAGATGTATAATCGTTGAAGGTGCTGTTATTGAAGAGGAGGCTGTTTTAGGTGCGGGGGTTGTTATCACCGGATCAACAAGAATTATAGATGTATCCGGAGAGGAACCTGTAGAGTACAGAGGAAGAGTTCCTGCAAGAAGCGTCGTTATTCCTGGAGTTATGAACAAAAAGTTCCCAGCCGGTGAATACGGAGTTCCTGTTGCTCTGATAATAGGAAAAAGAAAAGAGTCTACAGATAAGAAAGTTTCTCTGAATGAAGCATTAAGAGAGTTCAATATAGAAGGTTAG
- the moeB gene encoding molybdopterin-synthase adenylyltransferase MoeB, with protein sequence MSFQFTEEQIKRYSRHIILPEVGGKGQQKLLDAKVLVIGAGGLGSPSLYYLAAAGVGTIGIVDFDVVDFSNLQRQILHSTERVGKPKVESAKMTLEALNPDVKVIAYNERIHKGNVIDIIKDYDVVLDGSDNFPTRFLINDACFFLGKPLVSAAILRFEGQLTTFDYRNKDESPCYRCLFPEPPPPGLVPSCQEAGLLGVVGGIMGTLQANEALKLILDIGEPLIGKLLVFDALTTEFNVVKLRKDKKCPLCGEKPVIKELIEYEQACDVHF encoded by the coding sequence ATGTCTTTTCAATTTACAGAGGAACAGATAAAAAGATACAGCAGACATATAATTCTTCCCGAAGTTGGAGGAAAAGGACAGCAGAAGCTTTTAGATGCTAAGGTTCTTGTAATAGGTGCAGGTGGCCTTGGGTCTCCATCACTCTACTACCTTGCTGCTGCTGGTGTTGGGACTATAGGTATTGTTGACTTTGATGTCGTTGATTTTTCAAACCTACAGAGACAGATCCTCCACAGCACCGAGAGAGTTGGAAAGCCTAAGGTTGAGTCTGCGAAGATGACCCTTGAAGCTCTAAATCCTGATGTTAAGGTTATCGCCTACAATGAGAGAATACATAAAGGAAATGTTATAGATATCATAAAGGATTATGATGTAGTACTTGATGGCTCTGACAACTTCCCCACAAGATTTCTCATAAACGATGCATGCTTTTTCCTTGGAAAACCTCTTGTTTCTGCGGCTATACTTAGATTTGAAGGACAGCTTACAACATTTGATTACAGAAACAAGGATGAATCCCCATGTTACAGATGCTTATTCCCTGAGCCACCACCTCCGGGGCTTGTTCCAAGCTGTCAGGAAGCTGGTCTGCTCGGTGTTGTTGGGGGTATAATGGGAACACTTCAGGCAAATGAGGCATTAAAGCTAATACTTGATATTGGAGAACCTCTTATAGGTAAACTTCTCGTTTTTGATGCCTTAACTACTGAGTTTAATGTTGTAAAACTCAGAAAGGACAAAAAGTGTCCACTCTGTGGTGAAAAACCTGTGATAAAAGAACTGATAGAGTACGAACAGGCCTGTGATGTTCATTTTTAA